The sequence CATATCCAAACCCCCATTCTCCTTCTGGCCCCTCTGTTCCTATACAACAAGTTCCTATTGGTTTATTTGTCACCTTATCATATGCTATAAAGGGATATTCGTCTTGCCAATCATCAATATCATAGATTATTTCTCTAAGTTCATCACCATTTTTATATGGTGGATTATTCAAGTATTTCCCAGTTTCAGGATCCCCCCATAATTTGGCCGCAAAATCACAATCGTCTAAAGTCATACTCTTAAGTATCATTCTTTCTGTTACTATATCCTTGGTTTTCATTATTCAAACTCCTTTTTTTGCAATTTATCTATGTTCTAAATAGTCTTATTGAATCTAATTCTACTAATATATGTATCACCTTGCTTTAAAATAGACACCAAAGAAAATCCCCGATATCACTATTTCCTATAACGTTCTCGTGTTTGCGACGCCTTCGAACTGGACCTCAGAGTAATACCCCTGAGCGGAGCTTCACTCCCAGTGAGAAGGTGTGGTGCTGAATCTGCCCTAGACACGTGCTTTCAGCAACTTTATGCAAATGTTTTGTTCTCCGATGCCATACACCCCCGCGACTCAGGTGGAAACAGGACATCTCCCTCTTTGAGCTATCTTTTGATTGTTACATCACATTAAAATATAAATTGTAAAAAATAACATTTCATGATTCACCAATTCTTCTGTTCACTTTAAATATTAAACTTCTTCTAAATGATTTAGTGGAGCCCATCCTTTTGTGAGCGGATCATATTGTTTAGTTCCCCATATCCAACCATTTAATATTTTATTCATAATTATAATTTCATCTACTTCTATATCAAATTCTCTTGCATCATAATCTTCTAATACAGTACCAATATCATCATTTCTATTAAGAATTTGCTTCGGAACCCATCCTTCATTATTTTCGCTTTTACAATAAATCCACCCAGCCCAATCTCCATCTACACTCGACTCTTCAATACATATAACTTTGTCACCTTTATGTAAAACTATTGGATTATCTGAATCGGTTTTACTGCTTTTAATTACTCTATACTTACTCATGCTTGCATCTCCTTATCTTTTTATAATTCGGTCTGCTTGTCCCAAAATATCCTCTTTAAAAACAAACTGTAAAACTGTTGCCCAAATTGACTGCTTTCTGTATCGACATATTTAGAAATTGTAAATTTGAATTTTTCTGGGTCAGGCTTGAAGTTTTTCCTTCCTAGGCTTTCTTGGCAGATCCTCTGTGATTTGTGAATTAAATGTTTATTGAATTATTCAACAATAAATCTAGATAACCTTCTAAATGGGACAAAAAAAAGAAGTTTTTCCAAAAATGGAAAGACTTCAAGCCCCACCCGGAATATTTCCAGTTTTATCTCATGTCCTTATTTCATTAACTCCAATCTTACAGATTTTGCTCCCACGGGTCTACCGATTTCTATCCATGCACGATAAGTTAGCTCTATGCCTTTTCTGGCAGGGGCCCTATCTGTAACTCTTACCACAATGCTTTTAGAAGGATCAGCTAGATTTGTCACTTTAATAAACTTATTCATATAATTCGAATGCCAATTGTAGGTGGGTGTTATGGCAGCAGTCAAATCTTGGGGGTGGAACACCTCACCAATTTCTGTAAATGGATTTAAGATATTTCCTGCATCAAACCCTATCTCAGGACAAGGGGAAGTCCTTCCGGGTCTTGTGCCTTGACATGGCACACCATAATACTCACAATGTGCCCCCTCTGATATAATAATGGAAACATCAGAGCTTATGTTATTAGGTACATTAAGCTGCATACTGGATTCATTACCATTTGCTGCTGGGTAGTTTAATCTAATAGCTGACCTTATAGAGTTTGCTATCACTAATGCATTATACCAAGGTGCCTTTGAGTTTTCTTCAATTTCTATAATTGCCGTTTGCTCAGAGGGCGACTCTGAATCCACCCAATTGGTTGGTTCATATAATTGGGCAGGATAGCTCCTCCAACCCCTAGCACCATTACTTGTATCGTAAAGATATGTTTGTTCGCCAATGCCTAGTCTTACCCTTGGGCAGCATACTATATATTTACCTGCTGCGAAAGAGGGTGTAATAAAGTCTAAATCCCTGTTCTCGTCTCCGAATATTCTATTTAGTCTTTTAACAACCAGCTCTGCCTTTGATTTATCCTCGTTTCCATAGACAGTTAAATCATTAACTATCACAGAGTAGATTTCAATAGAGGCATTATATTCAAGTATAGCTAAATTGTTCATACAAGCACTCCCTTTTATCAATTCATATTACTTTTTATGTAATATGAGTCAAAAGAGTTCATCAAAATATTTTCCTTCAAGCAGCACAAAAAAGCCCCTAAGCATATCGTTTTAGGGGTTGTATCTCCATATTATCCACTTTTAAATCTGCTCGCTATCTTAAGTTCTATTCCTATATTCTCTTCTTCCATCAATAATTACATATGTAATTATTGTCTTATCCTCTTGGTTTATCTTATAAAAAACAAGATGTATCTCAACGATTATTACTCTATAACCTTGTTTTTTATAAGATAATGCCTCGGCATACTTCCTAGTATACATTATTTAATTATGAACATCTACCTTTGAATAAATAGTATAAGCTAGATGGGGCTAGTCCCCCTCAATAGGAAATCAGTAATTTTACTAATCCTAATTATTTAAGAATATCCCTACTATTAACATAATAGGTCCTACAAACATAAGTCCAATCGTTGGCAAAGTTAACATTCCCAAAAGTATCGAATCAAATAAATTATAACCATATCTATAATGTATTACAATTGAGACACTAGCAATTAGCATATAGCAAATGGCAAATCCTAAACTTATTTTCATAAAAATATAGAAACAAAACAACAAAAATAATAGGGGTAATATGTTTCCAAACATATTAAACTTATTTTGATATATGTTAAAGACTTGGGGTTTCGGGAGTATAAATAATTTAGTGTAATTGGATTTCTTACTTTACTGCATCTACTAGTAGAAAATCTAAACATACATCAGAAATATTTTCCCATTACTGGGATATAATATTCATGGCTCTTACTTACTAAAAGGATAAGGCAATACTGGAGAGTAACCTGAGCGATTAGTAAGGTTCTGCCGAGGATAGAGGATCTGACCCTCTATCTTTTTTTGCCCTTTTTTCTATCCTTGGGAGAACTAAAGCGATAAACTCCTGGGCAAAGCCCAGCACTAAACAGCTAAATTTGAGTCAATTCTATCCTCAAAATATATTGCAAACTGGGAGATACATTGTTTCCAGATCCTAAGTGGTTGAGTCCACTTCTTAGATATTTCCATGGTAGCTAAGTACAATATTTTTTCTAAGGCTTCATCGTTAGGGTAAGATGTTTTAGTTTTAGTAACTTTACGCAGCTGTCTATGGTATGCTTCGATGGTATTTGTAGTATAGATCAATTTACGTATCTCGTTAGGATACTTAAAGTAAACAGTTAACTCATCCCAATTTTTTTCCCATGATTTAATAATTATTGGGTGTTTTTTACCCCACTTTTCTTTGAACTCTTCAAAAGCATATTCTGCTTCATCAAGAGTTAAAGCTTGGTATACTTTTTTCAGGTCTACCATTACCTGTTTCATTTCTTTATACGAAACATACTTCATCGAGTTTCTGATTTGGTGAATAACACATAGCTGTATTTCTGTTTTTGGAAAGGCAGAGTTAATAGCCTCAGAAAAGCCTGAAAGTCCGTCCTTACAAGCAATTAGGATGTCTTCTACACCTCTATTTTTAAGGTCATTAAGTACTCCTAGCCAGAACTTTGAACTTTCGTTACCACCAATCCATATTCCTAAAACTTCCTTGTGACCTGCCATATTTATACCTAGTACACTGTAAGCCGCTTTATTAATTATCCTGTTATCTTCACGAACTTTAAAGTGAATTGCATCAAGGAAAACTATAGGGTAGATCCTATCTAGTGGCCTAGATTGCCATTCAGCAATCATAGGTAGTATCCTGTCTGTAACTTTACTAACCATTGTTGCTGATACCTCGATGCCGTAGATATCTTGCATATGGCTTTCTATGTCACGTGTGGTCATTCCGTTAGCATACATGGATATTATTTTATCTTCGAGCTCATTGCTAGTCCGTTGATATTTCTTGATTACTTGTGGTTCAAAATCCCCATTACGATCCCTTGGGATTTCTATGGTTGATTCTCCGTACTTAGTCTTAATGGTTTTCTTGTTGTAACCATTTCTACTATTCCCTGAATGATCGCCAATGGGTGAGTGTTTATCATAGCCTAAATGCTCATCCATTTCAGCTTCGAAGATTTCCTGCATAGTATCTTTGAATAAACTTTTTAAGTGTTCTTGTACTTCTTCTACACTTCGGCACTCTTTTGCTAATTCTTTGGCTAATAAATTACCCTTTGTAGTCATAATTGGACAACCCCTTTTTTAGTGGTATTATTATCCAATTACACGTAATTTATTACGCTCTCTTGGTTTCTTCTATTAGCTTTAGCTCCTATACTACAAAAATCAATTTTATCTACTATTTTCTTATCCCCTAATTCTCCCAATTCCTTTACTAAAATTTCCGTAAAGGTGTAATTTTTGTCTTCTGATATAATCCTCAATTGTCTTATTATTTTTTCAACTTCTGAAAAATTGCTTAGACTAATCTCATAAGCTAAATAATCCTGGTCAACTACATAGAATATTTTCAAAAACGATGTTTTCTTGCTATGCATTACAATAGTGATATTATAAATATCACTCCATAATACTTTCTTAGGTTTCAGTTTTAACAAATCGGTTAACTGTAGATATTCTCTTTCAAACAAGATAGTAGTTGGATTGTTTTTGTATACGGTAGTATATATAAAAAATAAAAAAATTACATTTAAAGCTATGATACCTGCCAAAGGTATTTCATCTTGTGTGCCTTTAAGAATAATATAGATACACCAAAGTGATATTTTAAACATAAATAAAGGCAAAATTTTTAAAAATACATCTGTTTTTTTTCTTTTAAATATGTTATTCATTACATCCTCCCCGCCTAAATATATCCCTATACTCTAGTAGTATTTAATCTCCCTATATGTGATACTTACTGGTCTAGAAGATAGATTTTTTTCAAACTTTAGATAAACTTTCTTTATCCAATTGTCTTCAGAATTGTATTTGTACATAATATCTATTTTGCTTTCTTGTTCTAAGTGACCATATAGTCCTTTACCTATTCCCATTGGGGAAAGCTTAATTTGCGAATGATATACCTCTCCAATTAAATTATCATTGCTATCATAAGTGTATTTAATTATGCTTCTTATAACATCCTTCTCATCATAACTAATATCCTCTATCCTTCTACATTCCTTGTCATATTTATATACTATTTTATCACTCCTAATATTTCCTTCTAAAAAACATCTTTCTTCGATTTTCCACCCGTTAGAGTCATACCTATAATCAAAACCAATGATCAAACAGTCATCAGCATTATATCCCTTGACTTCAAGAATCCTATTGTCTTCTGAGAGCATATATTCTATCTTTGCTATAATTTTATCACTATCATCAAACACAGTAGATGCTATCCTATCGTTAATATTTTCATAAACACACTTTCCTTTTAAACTTCCGTCTCCTGTATAGTAAGTTTCCTCTAGTAGAACCCCAGTCTGACTATATTTATAAACTACTCTTTTCTCAATTTCATTTTTGAAATTGTAGGAAATTTGTTCACTCAATCTAGAATTTGAATTATTGCTAATTACTACCTTTCGGACCAGATTATCTTTACGATACCAATTCCACTCTACTAGGTTTCCATTGTAATCATAATCCCAAACCATTTTATCTATTATTTTATTCTCTTTCCAAGGTCCAAAAAATACATACTTCTTTTTAATATCTAAAAATTTGTGCTCAATTTTTCTTATTTTTTTATGCGTCTTAATTTCTAGGTTGTTTTGTTGAATTAAGGAGGATATACCATTAAGTAGTGCTTGTACAATAATTTCTTTCTCTGATAATCCACTCTCAAAAAAATCAAATGAATAGTTAACTTTAGCATTTACACCAGCATAGACCTCTAACTCACATAAGGTCATTTCATTCTTTCCTAAATCTGAAATATACATCTTTCTCTCTCCTTTATTATAAGAACATACTATTCTCTTAAATTTGGATGGCATAGTTGACAAGTCATGCTTTAAACGCGAGAAATTATTTTGTTATTACATGTGAACCATAATCCTGAGGATAAAATGTAACTGTTAACATTAAGGTTAAAAAGATATGTCTTCCTTTCCCCCTTTTAGTAAATGGTTAAACCTAGATTTCCATATTAGAATTATGTACCTTGTGATATCCCAGAGTTTCTCGAGATCACTCACTATCTCCTATTCTGCTAAATAGCATATTTCCCCTCTAAATTTGACTAACTTTTTTATTATTTAGGATTAAAGCGACAAATTTTATCCTGAGAATCTTATCCTAACCACATCCACAAACCCATATCCAAAGAACACAAGCCTAAAGCTTCTCAGCTTCAGGCTTGTTTCATTACGGTTAATACACGGTCTTTAAAGAATGTATCATAACTCAAATACATTTTAATCTTGTAGTTCATAATTAGACTAATTAATTTCCGTATTGATTAGGAACAAATGGTAAAATCGCCCACGTAACATCATCGGCAAGAATGCTTTTTGCTTCAATTTTAGAGCTTGCAGCTGTAGCATTGGAACAGGGGTATTCCTTACACGCCACGCAAGTATCACAGCCTTTTTCTTTTGCACATTTTAGTTGATCGCATAGTTCATCATTTGTATGGCAACCTGAAGTACCACATCCCGAACAGCGCATTGACCAGTCAGTAATATTCCACACTCTAGTTAACCTATCTTCTAACTCTTTTCTAAATTCGTCACTGATTGTGCCGCCGGCAAAGTGAATACACAAGTCGCACCTATGACCGCATTTTCCGTATACAGCATTCTCTTTGGGAAATGGCTTACGGTTTGGTTTTTTCTTAATCATTATTAGACGTTTTATCTCATCCAAAACATCCAAAGATGTGACATCTATAAACATCCACTTACCATCATGGTAAGTCTTGGAATTATCATAGTAATCTTGTATGTACTTTGAAAAATTGTGTCTTTCTTGTACAAATTTTTCCCGTTCTGCTCTTCCAAATATAACAAGAAAAGTAAATTTATCTTCATGAATATTGATAGTAAGGATTGTTTTTTTACCTTGCCGAAATTTTAATTCATTTTTGCCGTCTGATAACTCGTCCAACCGATATTTACCCCTCATAAAACGCATGGTTTCTTCACTGATCTTATTAAGCATTTCATATTTATCCACAATTTCACCTCCATATCATAATTATATATTTTGTAACTTGTCAACAGTATGTCATATTTGATTTTTTGTCCCATTACGTGGACGACCTGAATGTTTATGATGTTCATACCTTTTCCCCTTGCCCCAGAGATCTACCCCAGCAATTTACTGAGGGAGTTTTTATAACGCCTGCCATTTCCGACTCCTCGAAAGAAAAACCCTTTAATAGAGCTTTATAAACTCCTGCCAATCATTAGGATATAATTTCATTATGCTTTTTAACCTTTTATCGGTGACTTCTGTATGCCAATAATTAACGCCTTGTCGTAAAAACTCCTTTACCACTTCCATTTTTAGTATGTATTCTTCCGAATCTAAATCACTTACCCAATCTCGCAAAAGATCTATTGTATAATTTTCTTTCCTTTCACTTTCATTTATATTTTTAGCCCTTGAAAAATAAGGTTCGGATACATTAGCTTTTTTTTCAACAATTAAATAATGGGCAACGACTGCACTTTTTGCTTCCTTCTTATAAAAACTTCCATCAATAAGAGCATTAATTGCTGGAGTACGTCCACTTTTAGTTTTAATGTTTATATCCGCTCCACCTTCCACCAATACTTTTGTTTTTTCTATACCCATGTAAACAGCTCTATGTAATGAACTTGTTCCAGATTCCATCATCAAAGTATCTTCTCCTATGTAACCCTTATTAGGATCTGCTTTATATTTAAGTAATAACTCTATAATATTTGTATTATCAACATATTTGTCATCCCAGGGCTTCATTACTGCAACTAGTAGTGGTGTTCCTAGTTCTCCTTTTGCAGGGATATTTGGATCTGCACCACATTTCAAAAGTGCTTCACCAGATTTATATTTCCTTACTCCTACAGCCCACAGCAATGGAGTAATTCCGTAATTATCATCATGAAAATTTATCAGTTCTGGGTTTGTTTTTAATATCTCTTCTATACTGTTAGCGTCTTCCTTCTCTACTGCTAGAGCCAAGTCCCAAGCTGGTGTATCTTTAAAAATTTCTACATTTTTTATTCTATAATTTTCATTATTTTCATTAAGGTTCATGATAACTAATACCCACAAAATACACCGTTATAAATAGTACAATACACATCAGGATAGTAGGAATAATCAGATTTTTCATTCTACTATTTTTAAAAAAACTATAAATGCATATTACATATATAATAGGATAAGCAGTAGTAATAATGAAAAGCCCTAATATCAATATCCTAGGTAATAAGTCATCAATAGCCCATGTACCTCCAAAGGCTGCCAAACTCATAATATTTGCCAATAAAACAAAGGGGTAAATAATTATAGGCAAAGCGCCAATAATTGCCAAAAATATCCCTACTATTTTTTTATACTTCACACTAGCTAAAGTATCTTCATTAGTTTTTCTAATATTAACTTTTAAAAATATAATAATCATTGCAATAACAAGAATTGC comes from Alkalicella caledoniensis and encodes:
- a CDS encoding GNAT family N-acetyltransferase — its product is MKTKDIVTERMILKSMTLDDCDFAAKLWGDPETGKYLNNPPYKNGDELREIIYDIDDWQDEYPFIAYDKVTNKPIGTCCIGTEGPEGEWGFGYDVVKELWGNGYATEMAKAMIKFAYSLGVRDFYCTVATDNIASCRVMEKCGLKADIASSFKNHNTGVEHESTIYKMKLK
- a CDS encoding SH3 domain-containing protein, with the protein product MSKYRVIKSSKTDSDNPIVLHKGDKVICIEESSVDGDWAGWIYCKSENNEGWVPKQILNRNDDIGTVLEDYDAREFDIEVDEIIIMNKILNGWIWGTKQYDPLTKGWAPLNHLEEV
- a CDS encoding septal ring lytic transglycosylase RlpA family protein, with amino-acid sequence MNNLAILEYNASIEIYSVIVNDLTVYGNEDKSKAELVVKRLNRIFGDENRDLDFITPSFAAGKYIVCCPRVRLGIGEQTYLYDTSNGARGWRSYPAQLYEPTNWVDSESPSEQTAIIEIEENSKAPWYNALVIANSIRSAIRLNYPAANGNESSMQLNVPNNISSDVSIIISEGAHCEYYGVPCQGTRPGRTSPCPEIGFDAGNILNPFTEIGEVFHPQDLTAAITPTYNWHSNYMNKFIKVTNLADPSKSIVVRVTDRAPARKGIELTYRAWIEIGRPVGAKSVRLELMK
- a CDS encoding IS256 family transposase; translated protein: MTTKGNLLAKELAKECRSVEEVQEHLKSLFKDTMQEIFEAEMDEHLGYDKHSPIGDHSGNSRNGYNKKTIKTKYGESTIEIPRDRNGDFEPQVIKKYQRTSNELEDKIISMYANGMTTRDIESHMQDIYGIEVSATMVSKVTDRILPMIAEWQSRPLDRIYPIVFLDAIHFKVREDNRIINKAAYSVLGINMAGHKEVLGIWIGGNESSKFWLGVLNDLKNRGVEDILIACKDGLSGFSEAINSAFPKTEIQLCVIHQIRNSMKYVSYKEMKQVMVDLKKVYQALTLDEAEYAFEEFKEKWGKKHPIIIKSWEKNWDELTVYFKYPNEIRKLIYTTNTIEAYHRQLRKVTKTKTSYPNDEALEKILYLATMEISKKWTQPLRIWKQCISQFAIYFEDRIDSNLAV
- a CDS encoding DUF3788 domain-containing protein, which translates into the protein MLNKISEETMRFMRGKYRLDELSDGKNELKFRQGKKTILTINIHEDKFTFLVIFGRAEREKFVQERHNFSKYIQDYYDNSKTYHDGKWMFIDVTSLDVLDEIKRLIMIKKKPNRKPFPKENAVYGKCGHRCDLCIHFAGGTISDEFRKELEDRLTRVWNITDWSMRCSGCGTSGCHTNDELCDQLKCAKEKGCDTCVACKEYPCSNATAASSKIEAKSILADDVTWAILPFVPNQYGN
- a CDS encoding ankyrin repeat domain-containing protein, with the protein product MNLNENNENYRIKNVEIFKDTPAWDLALAVEKEDANSIEEILKTNPELINFHDDNYGITPLLWAVGVRKYKSGEALLKCGADPNIPAKGELGTPLLVAVMKPWDDKYVDNTNIIELLLKYKADPNKGYIGEDTLMMESGTSSLHRAVYMGIEKTKVLVEGGADINIKTKSGRTPAINALIDGSFYKKEAKSAVVAHYLIVEKKANVSEPYFSRAKNINESERKENYTIDLLRDWVSDLDSEEYILKMEVVKEFLRQGVNYWHTEVTDKRLKSIMKLYPNDWQEFIKLY